In Patescibacteria group bacterium, one DNA window encodes the following:
- a CDS encoding DNA-directed RNA polymerase subunit beta gives MPQKQKRKFFTKLHDVIELPDLIRVQTDSYDWFFKEGLRELFDEISPIKDFTEKNLELSFVDYVIDEPKVDEVAAKSRNATYEASVRCKVQLVNKQTGEIKEQEVYLGEFPLMTDRGTFIINGVERVVVSQLIRSPGVFFTAELTKGEKLFGAKIIPNRGAWIEIETDSKSVIYAKIDRKRKVPVTSLLRAFGFSTDSEILAQFKDVDTLPDRKFIKNTLEKDIAKNQAEGFIEVYKRIRPGDLATADNARSLIEAMFFNFERYDFGKVGRFKMNKRLGEKIIINKQNRVLRKEDLVNVIKELIKLNINQGNPDDIDHLGNRRVRAIGELVQNKMRVGLMRMERIIRDRMSTLDINTSTPAQLINARPVISSIREFFMSSQLSQFMDQTNPLSELEHKRRLSAMGPGGLSRERAGFDVRDVHRTHYGRICPISTPEGPNIGLVGHLSSYARINEYGFIETPYRKILREIPIERAEKAIGEISYKSGILDEKRRVIIPADKVLDKKDINKIKNAGLKVVQIRSRVTDEIEYLDAIEEEKHVTAPATILIDEKGYFVDKRAEVRVAGEPSMEATGRIEYMDVSPKQIVSITTALIPFLEHDDANRALMGSNMQRQAVPCINPDSPIVGTGCEERAAKDSGVVIVCKKDGEIIEVSGKRIKVLEANKNIREYKLLNFLRSNTSTCIDQRPIVSVGEKVKKGQIIADGSSTDKGELALGKNVVVAFMAWQGGNFEDAMLISDRLVREDVYSSIHIEDFSIDVRDTKLGSELVTRDIPNVGEEKLKDLDEEGIVRVGAQVTSGDILVGKITPKGETELTAEERLLRAIFGEKARDVKDTSLYLQHGEHGKVVDVKIFSREKGDKLPTGVIKTIQVSVAQLRKIQVGDKLAGRHGNKGVISKIVPQEDMPYLPDGRTVDIILNPLGVPSRMNQGQILEVHLGMAAKLLGYKVATPVLDGVKEETIKSELKRANWPENGKVQLYDGRTGNAFTEKTTVGVMYILKLYHLVEDKIHQRSIGPYSLVTQQPLGGKAQFGGQRFGEMEVWAIEAYGASHVLQELLTIKSDDVIGRSKTYEAIIKGEPIRQPNVPESFSVLVKELKSLALNVEILDKNGNILETEEKKYERK, from the coding sequence ATGCCTCAAAAGCAAAAAAGAAAATTTTTTACTAAATTGCATGATGTTATTGAACTTCCTGATTTAATCAGAGTTCAAACTGATTCTTATGATTGGTTTTTTAAAGAAGGTTTGAGAGAATTGTTTGATGAAATTTCTCCAATCAAAGATTTTACTGAAAAAAATCTAGAATTAAGTTTTGTTGATTATGTAATTGATGAACCAAAAGTTGATGAAGTTGCAGCAAAATCAAGAAATGCAACTTATGAAGCTTCAGTTCGTTGCAAAGTTCAATTAGTTAATAAACAAACTGGTGAAATAAAAGAACAAGAAGTATATTTAGGCGAATTTCCATTGATGACTGATCGAGGCACATTTATTATCAATGGTGTTGAAAGAGTAGTTGTTTCTCAATTGATTAGATCTCCTGGCGTATTTTTTACTGCTGAATTAACAAAAGGCGAAAAATTATTTGGCGCAAAAATTATTCCAAACAGAGGCGCTTGGATAGAAATTGAAACTGACTCAAAAAGTGTTATTTATGCAAAAATCGATCGCAAAAGAAAAGTACCTGTAACGTCATTGTTAAGGGCTTTTGGGTTTTCCACAGATTCTGAAATTTTGGCTCAATTCAAGGATGTTGATACTTTGCCTGATCGAAAATTTATCAAAAATACATTAGAAAAAGATATTGCAAAAAATCAAGCTGAAGGTTTTATTGAAGTATATAAAAGAATTAGACCTGGAGATTTAGCAACTGCGGATAATGCAAGATCATTGATTGAAGCAATGTTTTTTAATTTTGAAAGATATGATTTTGGCAAAGTTGGACGTTTCAAAATGAACAAAAGATTAGGTGAAAAAATTATTATTAACAAGCAAAATAGAGTTTTAAGAAAAGAAGATCTTGTTAATGTTATAAAAGAATTAATTAAATTAAATATTAATCAAGGCAATCCTGATGATATTGATCATTTAGGAAATAGAAGAGTTAGAGCGATTGGTGAATTGGTCCAAAATAAAATGAGAGTTGGTTTGATGAGAATGGAAAGAATCATTAGAGATAGAATGAGTACTTTGGATATTAATACTTCTACTCCAGCTCAATTGATTAATGCTAGACCAGTTATTTCTTCAATTCGAGAATTTTTCATGTCTTCTCAACTTTCTCAATTTATGGATCAAACAAATCCATTATCCGAGTTAGAACATAAGAGAAGATTATCAGCAATGGGTCCTGGAGGTTTGTCTCGTGAAAGAGCTGGTTTTGATGTACGTGATGTACACAGAACTCACTATGGCAGAATTTGTCCTATTTCGACTCCTGAAGGTCCAAACATTGGTTTGGTAGGCCATCTTTCTTCATATGCAAGAATTAATGAATATGGTTTTATTGAAACTCCTTATAGAAAGATTTTAAGAGAAATTCCAATTGAAAGAGCAGAAAAGGCAATCGGCGAGATTTCTTATAAATCTGGAATCCTAGATGAAAAAAGAAGAGTGATTATTCCAGCTGACAAAGTTCTTGATAAAAAAGATATCAATAAAATTAAAAATGCTGGTTTGAAAGTAGTTCAAATTAGATCAAGAGTTACTGATGAAATTGAATATCTAGATGCAATTGAGGAAGAAAAACATGTGACAGCTCCAGCAACAATTTTAATTGATGAAAAAGGCTATTTTGTTGATAAAAGAGCAGAAGTTAGAGTTGCAGGCGAGCCATCAATGGAAGCAACAGGCAGAATCGAATATATGGATGTTTCTCCAAAACAAATTGTATCTATTACTACAGCTTTGATTCCATTTTTGGAACATGATGATGCTAATCGTGCTTTGATGGGTTCAAACATGCAACGTCAGGCTGTGCCATGTATTAATCCTGATTCACCAATTGTAGGTACTGGTTGTGAAGAGAGAGCTGCTAAAGATTCAGGTGTAGTTATTGTTTGTAAAAAAGATGGAGAGATCATTGAAGTATCTGGAAAAAGAATAAAAGTATTGGAAGCTAATAAAAATATTAGAGAATATAAATTATTAAATTTCTTAAGATCAAATACTTCAACTTGTATTGATCAAAGACCAATCGTTTCAGTTGGTGAGAAAGTAAAAAAGGGTCAGATTATTGCTGATGGATCTTCAACTGATAAAGGCGAATTAGCTTTAGGAAAAAATGTTGTAGTTGCATTCATGGCATGGCAAGGTGGAAATTTTGAAGACGCGATGTTGATTTCTGATAGACTAGTTCGCGAAGATGTTTATAGCTCAATTCATATTGAGGATTTTTCGATTGATGTTCGTGATACAAAATTAGGTTCAGAATTAGTTACTCGCGATATTCCAAATGTTGGTGAAGAAAAACTAAAAGATTTGGATGAAGAAGGAATTGTTAGAGTCGGAGCTCAAGTTACTTCAGGTGATATTTTGGTAGGTAAAATTACACCAAAAGGTGAAACTGAATTAACAGCAGAAGAGCGATTATTAAGAGCGATCTTTGGTGAAAAAGCTAGAGATGTAAAAGACACTTCATTATATTTGCAACATGGCGAACATGGTAAGGTTGTTGATGTTAAAATATTTTCTAGAGAAAAAGGCGATAAATTGCCAACTGGCGTTATCAAGACGATTCAAGTTTCTGTCGCACAACTTCGAAAAATTCAAGTTGGCGATAAATTAGCTGGACGTCATGGTAATAAAGGTGTTATCTCAAAGATTGTTCCACAGGAAGATATGCCATATTTGCCAGATGGAAGAACAGTTGATATTATTTTGAATCCATTAGGCGTGCCTTCTCGTATGAATCAAGGTCAGATTTTGGAAGTTCACTTAGGCATGGCGGCAAAATTATTAGGCTATAAAGTTGCAACTCCAGTTTTGGATGGTGTAAAAGAAGAAACAATTAAATCTGAATTAAAAAGAGCAAACTGGCCAGAAAATGGCAAAGTTCAACTTTATGATGGTAGAACAGGTAATGCATTTACGGAAAAAACAACAGTTGGTGTGATGTATATCTTGAAACTTTATCACTTAGTTGAAGATAAGATCCATCAAAGATCAATCGGGCCGTACTCATTAGTTACTCAACAGCCATTAGGCGGTAAAGCACAATTTGGTGGACAAAGATTTGGTGAAATGGAAGTTTGGGCAATTGAGGCTTATGGCGCTTCTCATGTGTTACAGGAATTGTTAACAATAAAATCAGATGATGTTATTGGACGTTCAAAAACTTATGAAGCGATTATTAAGGGTGAACCAATCAGACAGCCAAATGTTCCAGAATCATTCAGCGTTTTAGTTAAAGAATTAAAAAGCTTAGCTTTGAATGTTGAAATTTTGGATAAAAATGGAAATATTCTTGAAACTGAAGAAAAAAAGTACGAACGTAAATAG
- the tsaB gene encoding tRNA (adenosine(37)-N6)-threonylcarbamoyltransferase complex dimerization subunit type 1 TsaB → MILLINTATYISFVGLADQNKIIRKKIWEANFRQSEELLPIIKKIVGNNKIDGIIVVIGPGSYTGLRVGVATANALAFGFNCKVVGVDRFEVMERQNVGALERQNDGVLNNVVTILENISDLIYVELLLTGNRKQKTERYVCTVEQLCEKITLPTYFIGQINSEKEKIIREKLKNKVLDIKIKDDFDQDILENLLKIGEEKLNNKEQNEVVMPYYLREPHITKPKK, encoded by the coding sequence ATGATATTATTAATAAATACAGCTACTTATATTTCTTTTGTCGGATTGGCTGACCAAAATAAGATTATAAGGAAGAAAATTTGGGAAGCAAATTTTCGGCAATCTGAAGAATTATTGCCAATTATTAAAAAAATAGTTGGAAATAATAAAATTGACGGAATTATTGTAGTGATTGGGCCTGGATCTTATACTGGATTGCGCGTTGGTGTTGCTACTGCGAATGCTTTGGCTTTTGGTTTTAATTGCAAGGTTGTGGGTGTGGATAGATTTGAAGTAATGGAGCGTCAGAACGTCGGAGCGTTAGAACGTCAGAACGATGGAGTTTTGAATAATGTTGTTACAATTTTAGAAAATATTAGTGATTTGATTTATGTAGAACTATTGTTAACAGGAAACAGGAAACAGAAAACAGAAAGATACGTTTGCACTGTTGAGCAGTTGTGTGAAAAAATAACTTTGCCAACTTATTTTATTGGACAAATAAATTCAGAAAAAGAAAAAATAATTAGAGAAAAATTGAAAAATAAAGTTCTAGATATAAAGATTAAAGATGATTTTGATCAAGATATTCTGGAAAATTTGTTAAAAATTGGAGAAGAAAAATTAAATAATAAAGAACAAAATGAAGTTGTTATGCCGTATTATTTAAGAGAACCGCATATTACAAAACCAAAAAAATAA
- a CDS encoding divergent PAP2 family protein, translating into MLIIPKVLIIALASGVVVQIIKACIMSWQNKEIFNFHYLSRYGGMPSTHSAFLASLSSAVFLEDGFASTSFAICLIFSIIIIRDAFGFRMLLENQGKTLKKMIDNNEKEFKEIEKYDRYKTLGLRVGHTLPEIIVGTMIGILVTLSLFFII; encoded by the coding sequence ATGCTTATCATCCCAAAAGTACTTATTATTGCACTTGCATCAGGCGTTGTTGTACAAATCATCAAAGCTTGCATCATGTCTTGGCAAAACAAAGAAATTTTTAATTTTCATTATCTCTCTCGTTATGGCGGCATGCCTTCAACTCATTCTGCATTTCTAGCATCTTTATCATCTGCAGTCTTTCTTGAAGACGGCTTTGCATCTACCTCTTTTGCCATCTGCTTAATTTTTTCTATTATTATAATCAGAGATGCCTTTGGTTTTAGAATGCTTTTGGAAAATCAAGGTAAAACATTAAAGAAAATGATTGATAATAACGAGAAAGAATTCAAAGAAATTGAAAAATACGATCGATACAAAACTTTAGGCTTGCGTGTCGGCCACACTTTACCAGAAATTATTGTTGGAACAATGATTGGAATCCTTGTTACCTTGTCTTTATTCTTTATAATCTAG
- the murE gene encoding UDP-N-acetylmuramyl-tripeptide synthetase, translating into MMNILRKIIPKPILRAYHFVLAGLAAFLYGHSSKKLTVIGVTGTTGKTTTCNLIYQILQKSGKKCAMMSTSNFAIGDKEWISKYKQTMLGRFKTQKFLKEAVKEGCKFCIIEVTSQGIEQYRHKGIDFDCGVFTNLFSEHVEAHGGFENYKKAKLKFFKVVKNKIVANADSKYAPEFLDFLVREKLTFGIKNENCNFRAVNIKTEGLQVKFQILNPKCQMNSKCEVSNINNDIDFSLNMLGEYNVYNALSAIAVCSLYKMKLEDCANILKKVKLHLGKMEFIEEGQDFKVIVDYAFEPNALENVYQAVTKLLSFLGTRGRIISVLGSTGGGRDVARRPKLGALAAKYADIVIVTNEDPYDDDPKTIIDDVVAGVLNHSNSFSNKSNTFSNAKPKRLNENLFKILNRRDAIALAIKKAQKGDVVLITGKGCEQMIMTGPVGSGKGIAWDDRVVVREELEKILSR; encoded by the coding sequence ATGATGAATATTTTAAGAAAAATTATTCCAAAGCCGATTTTGAGAGCTTATCATTTTGTTTTGGCTGGTTTAGCTGCTTTTTTGTATGGTCATTCATCAAAAAAATTGACAGTAATTGGAGTAACTGGCACAACTGGTAAGACAACAACATGCAATTTAATTTATCAAATTTTACAAAAATCTGGAAAAAAATGCGCGATGATGTCAACATCAAATTTTGCAATTGGCGATAAAGAATGGATCAGCAAGTACAAACAGACAATGCTTGGCAGATTTAAAACACAAAAATTTTTGAAAGAAGCTGTTAAAGAAGGCTGTAAATTTTGTATTATTGAAGTAACTTCGCAAGGAATTGAACAATATCGTCATAAAGGCATTGATTTTGATTGCGGAGTTTTTACAAATTTATTTTCAGAACATGTTGAAGCGCATGGTGGATTTGAGAATTATAAAAAAGCAAAATTAAAATTTTTCAAAGTTGTAAAAAATAAAATTGTCGCAAATGCAGATAGCAAATATGCGCCTGAATTTTTGGATTTTTTAGTTAGAGAAAAATTAACATTTGGAATTAAAAATGAAAATTGCAATTTTAGAGCAGTTAATATTAAAACAGAAGGATTGCAAGTAAAGTTTCAAATTTTAAATCCGAAATGTCAAATGAATTCAAAATGTGAAGTTTCGAATATAAATAATGACATTGATTTTAGTTTGAATATGTTAGGTGAGTATAATGTTTATAATGCGTTGTCTGCAATTGCGGTTTGTTCATTATATAAAATGAAACTTGAAGATTGCGCAAATATTTTGAAAAAAGTAAAATTGCATTTAGGCAAAATGGAGTTTATTGAAGAAGGACAAGATTTTAAAGTAATTGTTGATTATGCATTTGAGCCAAATGCTTTAGAAAATGTTTATCAAGCAGTTACTAAGTTACTTAGTTTTTTAGGTACTCGGGGACGGATAATTTCTGTTTTAGGATCAACTGGTGGAGGACGTGATGTGGCAAGAAGACCAAAGCTAGGAGCACTAGCTGCAAAATATGCTGACATTGTGATTGTGACGAATGAAGATCCTTATGATGATGACCCGAAGACCATTATCGATGATGTTGTGGCAGGCGTGTTGAATCACTCAAATTCTTTTTCGAATAAATCAAATACTTTTTCGAATGCTAAACCAAAACGATTGAATGAGAATTTATTTAAAATTTTGAATCGACGAGATGCCATTGCTTTGGCAATAAAAAAAGCCCAGAAGGGCGATGTGGTTTTGATAACTGGAAAAGGTTGCGAGCAAATGATAATGACTGGACCAGTTGGAAGTGGAAAAGGAATTGCGTGGGATGACAGGGTAGTTGTGAGAGAAGAATTGGAAAAAATCCTAAGTCGTTAA
- a CDS encoding aromatic amino acid transport family protein yields the protein MKLKANFFSAVAMLVGTVIGVGMFGIPYVISKVGFGVGFLYLLILGIMVTITTLAFGEIILRTKGHHQMTGYAKKYAGIWGQRTVAFSLIFGVFGATLAYTIGIGNFLAIVFKPYFGGTPFLYSLIFYILASIALLFGMRVIEKLENLMVFLLLLIVGFVIIIGVREISLTNFIGLGIGSLFLPYGVILFSYEGASTIPGMVDLLAKNKRRLKIAIIFGMIIAFLVYLFFSFVIVGISGDQTSEEAIVGVSKILGRKIVVAGAILGILAVATSFFSLGMTMKDMFQFDYKIKNIWAWVITVTIPLIIFVLGARSFIAVIEIVGTVTGGLQGIMILRMFLKAKKIGQLKPAYSLRLPKFLIYILYIIFGGGIVYQIFYNVVAKFN from the coding sequence ATGAAATTGAAAGCAAATTTTTTTAGCGCTGTAGCGATGTTGGTTGGCACTGTGATTGGTGTTGGTATGTTTGGTATTCCTTATGTAATTTCCAAAGTTGGTTTTGGAGTTGGTTTTTTGTATTTGTTGATTTTGGGAATTATGGTAACAATTACAACTTTGGCGTTTGGCGAGATTATTTTGAGGACAAAAGGTCATCATCAGATGACTGGTTATGCAAAAAAATATGCTGGAATTTGGGGACAAAGAACAGTAGCATTTTCGTTAATTTTTGGAGTTTTTGGTGCAACTTTAGCTTATACTATAGGTATCGGTAATTTTTTAGCGATAGTTTTTAAGCCTTATTTTGGTGGGACGCCTTTTTTATACTCGCTCATTTTTTATATTCTAGCGAGTATTGCTTTATTATTCGGCATGAGAGTAATAGAAAAGCTCGAGAATTTAATGGTTTTTCTGCTTTTATTAATTGTTGGTTTTGTGATTATTATCGGAGTTCGTGAAATAAGTTTAACTAATTTTATTGGTTTAGGAATAGGATCTTTGTTTTTGCCTTATGGTGTTATTCTATTTTCTTATGAAGGTGCGTCGACTATTCCGGGCATGGTTGATTTATTAGCGAAGAATAAGAGAAGATTAAAAATTGCGATTATATTTGGAATGATAATTGCTTTTTTAGTTTATTTATTTTTTAGTTTTGTGATTGTTGGAATTTCTGGCGATCAAACAAGCGAGGAAGCAATTGTTGGTGTTAGCAAAATTTTGGGTAGGAAGATTGTTGTTGCTGGAGCGATCTTAGGTATTTTAGCTGTGGCAACTTCTTTTTTTAGTCTTGGTATGACAATGAAAGATATGTTTCAATTTGATTATAAAATAAAAAATATTTGGGCGTGGGTTATTACAGTTACAATACCATTAATAATTTTTGTTTTAGGTGCAAGGAGTTTTATTGCGGTTATTGAAATAGTTGGAACAGTGACTGGCGGTTTGCAAGGTATTATGATATTGAGAATGTTTTTGAAGGCAAAAAAAATAGGACAATTAAAGCCAGCTTATTCATTGAGATTGCCGAAATTTTTAATTTATATTTTGTATATAATTTTTGGCGGAGGAATTGTTTATCAGATTTTTTATAATGTAGTGGCGAAGTTTAATTAA
- a CDS encoding glycosyl hydrolase family 18 protein: MKKIFYILIICLILFSGNFVFANLSSLNVLSDDKSIHQTELEKYKDYRIKESNIGIVSNGNVSLSPDVSKVVYGFFPYWMGDTYANFQWNLITHLAYFSIEVNSDGSLGDKHGWPNNTLLNLAHQNGVKVVLTAQNFSSSDLSTLLSNATYRNNLINNLLNEVKSTSADGINIDFENVDSAMKTNLTTFITDLNNTFKISNSSYHIAIDVPAVDWSDAFDENALALNSDGLMIMAYDYHWQSGSTAGPIAPYDDSSTWGNYNVVSTLETYLSLTNNNRQKLILGVPYYGYDWEVSADTVPANTIGTGEAKTYAENRLAILNYSRIWDNDSKTPYYKYGSFRQTWYEDEESLQYKYDLVNDNALLGIGIWALGYDNGYADLWNKISENFLEPKTVAVPVGGDYKKYKKITLTATDTNGISGIYYTLDGSTPTISSTKYSSAFRIFNDKTLKFFSVDSLGNQEIVRTENYNIVYNDKKFDLRKGLKNIALEGKLLDFKFKKIPNKPTDYWFKIARIAKKPSGLNKSKTLKGYWKIESNLNKIKSDKKFKIKMVFKFRNRLLHGLKKKDLKLKFYNNNTNQWQTMPAVYLKKEKKFRIWINNFRWQKNKFAISTI, from the coding sequence ATGAAAAAAATATTTTATATTTTAATTATTTGTTTAATTCTATTTTCTGGAAATTTTGTTTTTGCTAATTTATCTTCACTTAATGTTTTGTCGGATGATAAGAGTATTCATCAAACTGAACTTGAAAAATATAAGGATTATAGAATTAAAGAAAGTAATATTGGAATTGTCAGCAATGGCAATGTTAGTTTATCGCCAGATGTTTCTAAAGTTGTTTATGGTTTTTTTCCTTATTGGATGGGTGATACTTATGCAAATTTTCAATGGAATTTGATTACGCATTTGGCATATTTTTCAATTGAAGTTAATAGCGATGGGAGTTTGGGAGATAAACATGGCTGGCCAAATAATACTTTATTAAATTTGGCTCATCAAAATGGAGTGAAAGTTGTTTTAACAGCACAAAATTTTAGTTCATCTGATTTATCAACTTTATTATCAAACGCAACTTATAGAAATAACTTAATTAATAATTTATTGAATGAAGTTAAAAGCACATCTGCTGACGGAATAAATATTGATTTTGAAAATGTCGATTCTGCGATGAAAACAAATTTGACGACTTTTATCACTGATTTGAATAATACTTTTAAAATTTCCAATTCTTCTTATCATATTGCAATTGATGTGCCGGCTGTTGATTGGTCTGATGCTTTTGATGAAAATGCGCTAGCTTTAAATTCTGATGGATTGATGATTATGGCTTATGATTACCATTGGCAAAGCGGATCAACTGCAGGTCCAATTGCTCCATATGATGATAGTAGTACTTGGGGTAATTATAATGTTGTGAGTACATTAGAAACTTATTTAAGTTTAACAAATAATAATCGACAAAAATTGATTTTAGGTGTGCCTTATTATGGTTATGATTGGGAAGTTAGTGCTGATACAGTTCCAGCTAATACGATTGGGACTGGTGAAGCAAAAACTTATGCTGAAAATAGATTGGCAATTTTAAATTATTCACGAATTTGGGATAATGATTCAAAAACTCCTTACTATAAATATGGAAGTTTTAGGCAGACTTGGTATGAGGATGAAGAAAGCTTGCAATATAAATATGATTTGGTGAATGATAATGCTTTGTTAGGTATTGGAATTTGGGCTTTGGGATATGACAATGGATATGCTGATTTGTGGAATAAAATTTCAGAAAATTTTTTGGAGCCGAAAACTGTAGCAGTGCCTGTAGGCGGAGATTATAAAAAATATAAAAAAATTACTTTAACTGCTACAGATACAAATGGCATTTCAGGAATTTATTATACTCTTGACGGTTCAACACCGACCATTAGTTCAACAAAATATTCTTCAGCGTTTAGAATTTTTAATGACAAAACATTAAAATTTTTTTCAGTTGATAGTCTTGGTAATCAAGAAATCGTCAGGACAGAAAATTACAATATCGTTTATAATGATAAGAAATTTGATTTAAGAAAAGGATTGAAAAATATTGCTTTAGAAGGAAAATTATTGGATTTTAAGTTTAAAAAAATACCTAACAAACCGACTGATTATTGGTTTAAAATAGCGAGAATAGCAAAAAAACCGAGTGGTTTGAATAAATCAAAAACATTAAAAGGCTATTGGAAAATAGAATCAAATTTAAACAAGATAAAAAGTGATAAAAAATTTAAAATTAAAATGGTTTTTAAATTTAGAAATAGATTATTGCATGGGTTAAAGAAAAAAGATTTGAAATTAAAATTTTATAATAATAATACTAATCAATGGCAGACTATGCCAGCAGTATATTTAAAAAAAGAAAAAAAGTTTAGAATTTGGATTAATAATTTTAGATGGCAAAAGAATAAGTTTGCGATCAGCACTATTTAA
- a CDS encoding DUF2341 domain-containing protein — translation MKRILIGAIFVILLFCYFVISNSASAWYSNDYDYRMPIVLENSLNSENLSNYQVKITLTDEQVDFWARIKSDGSDIRLVDADDSTDLDFWLKEFDYEENSAIIWVEVSELLANSNKTIYLYFGNSEAVLASSYNETMELEPVNFFVKNYDSGNGNDQAKGVKFLSTGEFVIAGNYINEADGNDWRLIKYNNDGEEIWSDTFDFDNGEVKDLAIDKSDNIIVIGYYELLGDKDWYLRKYDSDGNILWSKIYDSGNIDEANAVITDSDDNIIVGGLKINSDKNWYLRKYDANGNVITDQEYNSGLGDDILYDLVVDSGNNIIATGNSATASSFEFYTIKYDNNLVEDWNSNYEKGTADYFKAVNVDSNDNIYLGGYYNETDNNWLLRKLDSEGNLLWDRLYDSELGNDYLYGMEVNIADEIMVVGNSKAETGNDLLVRKYDSDGNLLKEIVEDESNDEAYLDIDFNQNDDFVLAGFSTGDSDNDWMIKLFGDRKYTADEPEASIGSLSKIAIKYFKKYIKFNDDSLGIKYISSKTGVGIKFLNLPETPEKFWIQIEKVKKKPNFLENEKSLKYYWKLRTNLYKKSSGKFRVKISFPYTKKSIKKSKIKAKNLELFSKEESYINFWNKRNKTILKKNQKLLSTDIRFFSKMKNWFTLASRK, via the coding sequence ATGAAACGAATTTTAATTGGGGCGATTTTTGTTATTTTGTTATTTTGTTATTTTGTTATTTCTAATTCGGCTTCGGCTTGGTATAGTAATGATTATGATTATCGAATGCCAATTGTTTTGGAAAATTCTTTAAATTCAGAAAACCTGAGCAATTATCAAGTAAAAATAACTTTGACAGACGAACAAGTTGATTTTTGGGCAAGGATAAAAAGTGATGGATCAGATATTAGATTAGTTGATGCTGATGATTCAACAGATCTTGATTTTTGGCTGAAAGAATTTGATTATGAAGAAAATTCGGCAATTATTTGGGTGGAAGTGTCAGAACTTTTGGCAAATAGCAATAAGACAATTTATCTTTATTTTGGAAATTCAGAAGCTGTTTTAGCAAGTTCATATAATGAAACAATGGAACTAGAGCCAGTCAATTTTTTTGTTAAAAATTATGATAGTGGAAATGGCAATGATCAAGCGAAAGGCGTAAAATTTTTATCAACTGGTGAATTTGTTATAGCTGGAAATTATATTAATGAAGCTGATGGCAATGATTGGCGATTAATAAAATACAATAACGATGGAGAGGAAATTTGGTCAGATACTTTTGATTTTGATAATGGCGAGGTTAAAGATTTGGCAATTGATAAATCGGATAACATTATTGTTATTGGTTATTATGAATTATTAGGCGATAAAGATTGGTATCTTAGAAAATATGATTCTGATGGCAATATTTTGTGGAGTAAAATTTATGATTCAGGAAATATCGACGAAGCAAATGCGGTAATAACTGATTCTGATGATAATATTATTGTTGGAGGATTAAAAATAAATTCTGATAAGAATTGGTATCTTAGAAAATATGACGCAAATGGTAATGTCATAACTGATCAAGAATATAATTCTGGACTTGGTGATGATATTTTGTATGATTTAGTGGTTGATTCAGGAAATAATATTATTGCAACTGGAAACAGTGCGACTGCTTCAAGCTTTGAATTTTATACAATAAAATATGATAATAATTTAGTTGAAGATTGGAATTCTAATTATGAAAAAGGAACTGCTGATTATTTTAAAGCAGTTAATGTAGATTCAAATGATAACATTTATTTAGGCGGATATTATAATGAAACAGATAATAATTGGTTGCTTCGAAAATTAGATTCTGAAGGAAATTTATTGTGGGATAGGTTGTATGATAGCGAATTAGGAAACGATTATTTGTATGGAATGGAAGTTAATATTGCTGATGAAATAATGGTTGTTGGAAATTCAAAAGCAGAAACAGGCAATGATTTATTGGTTAGGAAATATGATAGTGATGGAAATTTGTTGAAAGAAATTGTAGAAGATGAAAGCAATGACGAGGCATATTTAGATATCGATTTTAATCAAAATGATGATTTCGTTTTAGCTGGCTTTTCAACTGGTGATTCTGATAATGATTGGATGATAAAACTTTTTGGCGATAGGAAATATACAGCTGACGAACCTGAAGCGAGCATTGGATCTTTGTCAAAAATTGCAATTAAATATTTTAAAAAATATATTAAATTTAATGACGATTCTTTGGGTATAAAATATATTTCTAGTAAAACAGGAGTTGGAATAAAGTTTTTGAATTTGCCTGAAACTCCAGAAAAATTTTGGATACAAATTGAAAAAGTAAAGAAAAAGCCTAATTTTTTGGAGAATGAAAAATCATTAAAATATTATTGGAAATTGAGGACAAATTTGTATAAAAAAAGTTCTGGAAAGTTTAGAGTAAAAATTTCTTTTCCATATACAAAAAAAAGTATAAAAAAATCTAAGATAAAAGCAAAAAATTTGGAATTATTTTCGAAAGAAGAAAGTTATATAAATTTTTGGAATAAAAGGAACAAAACTATTTTGAAAAAAAATCAAAAATTATTGTCGACAGATATCAGATTTTTTTCAAAAATGAAAAACTGGTTTACTTTAGCTTCCCGCAAATGA